The following proteins come from a genomic window of Acinetobacter baumannii:
- a CDS encoding LysR family transcriptional regulator: MHIENIIRKLDLVTLTIFQSVCDEKSLSKAAEKNMIALSAASKRLTDLEHLIGTKLFIRDGKGMQITPAGESLLYHCRTILDSVYKASVELEEYKIGIKGFVRLQANLSTIIQFLPESLHPFIVENPQIKIELEERPSIEIIQNVSNKIADLGICIAENLSEDLDYYHYRSDRLVAVIQNQQYLSEQKIISFEDALDYDFIGLHTQSAINRILQQKSEALGKQLKLRILVTSFDAVCRMVQAGMGIGILPHKVFEIFGKPLGLASVELTDDWAKRDLYLVSKRDEFLNPVTLLLKQYFMHPHKEIIPK, translated from the coding sequence GTGCATATAGAAAATATTATTCGTAAATTGGATTTGGTCACCTTAACGATTTTCCAGTCTGTTTGTGATGAAAAATCTCTGAGCAAGGCCGCTGAAAAAAATATGATTGCGCTGTCTGCCGCAAGTAAGCGTTTGACTGATTTAGAACATTTGATTGGTACCAAACTGTTTATTCGTGATGGTAAGGGCATGCAAATTACACCTGCTGGTGAAAGCCTGCTTTATCATTGCAGAACCATCTTAGACTCGGTTTATAAAGCTTCGGTTGAGTTAGAAGAATACAAAATAGGTATTAAAGGTTTTGTACGATTACAGGCAAATTTATCAACGATCATTCAGTTTTTACCCGAAAGTCTACATCCTTTTATTGTTGAAAACCCTCAAATTAAAATTGAGCTTGAAGAGCGCCCAAGTATAGAAATTATTCAAAATGTAAGTAATAAAATTGCCGACTTAGGCATCTGTATTGCCGAGAATTTATCAGAAGATCTGGATTATTATCATTATCGTAGCGATCGGCTGGTCGCGGTCATACAAAACCAGCAATATTTAAGTGAACAGAAAATCATTTCCTTTGAAGATGCATTAGATTACGACTTTATTGGTTTACATACTCAAAGTGCGATTAACCGGATTTTGCAGCAAAAGTCTGAAGCGTTAGGAAAGCAGCTCAAACTCAGAATATTGGTGACAAGTTTCGATGCTGTTTGCCGTATGGTACAGGCGGGTATGGGAATTGGAATTTTGCCACATAAGGTTTTTGAAATCTTTGGTAAACCATTAGGACTGGCAAGTGTAGAGTTAACCGATGATTGGGCAAAAAGGGACTTATATCTTGTGTCCAAGCGTGATGAGTTTTTAAATCCAGTAACTTTGCTTTTAAAACAATATTTTATGCATCCACATAAAGAAATTATACCTAAATGA
- a CDS encoding CaiB/BaiF CoA transferase family protein, whose protein sequence is MSLALEKIKVLEIGTLIAAPFATRILAEFGAEVIKIEPIGKGDPLRKWRKLHHGTSLWWYLQSRNKKSLALNLKSPEAIALIKKMIVDTDILVENMRPGALEKLGLDWETLKSINPKLTFVRISGYGQSGPYKDKPGFGAIGEAMGGIRYTTGSQDSAPARVGVSLGDSLASLHAVIGALMSIVNIKTNNGNGQIVDVSLAESVFNIMESVVPEYDLHGFIRERSGGSLPGIAPSNTYRTKDNAFVVIAGNSDPIFKRLMHVIGREDLANRPEFEHNDGRAQQSDLLDAAIESWSRQHSIDEVLQQLEQAEVPSGRIYSVADMVNDPHFNARDMLLSTELPDGQVVKMPGIVPKLSETPGQVKWRGPELGEHTESVLKQYGYQAEEIESLRVSGVVQ, encoded by the coding sequence ATGAGTCTAGCCCTTGAGAAAATAAAAGTCCTAGAAATAGGAACGCTAATTGCAGCTCCTTTTGCAACACGCATTCTTGCTGAGTTCGGTGCTGAAGTCATAAAAATTGAACCTATTGGCAAAGGCGATCCACTTCGTAAATGGCGTAAGTTACATCACGGAACATCTTTGTGGTGGTATTTACAGTCACGTAATAAGAAATCTTTAGCGCTTAATCTCAAGTCACCAGAAGCAATTGCTTTAATCAAAAAGATGATTGTCGATACCGACATTCTGGTCGAAAACATGCGTCCCGGTGCGCTTGAAAAATTAGGCCTAGATTGGGAAACCCTAAAATCAATTAATCCTAAACTGACTTTTGTTCGCATATCTGGTTATGGTCAATCTGGCCCTTATAAAGACAAGCCGGGCTTTGGTGCAATTGGTGAGGCAATGGGTGGAATTCGTTATACAACGGGTTCTCAAGATTCTGCGCCTGCACGAGTTGGCGTGAGTTTGGGTGACTCACTTGCTTCATTACATGCGGTGATTGGCGCTTTAATGTCGATTGTGAATATTAAAACCAATAATGGTAACGGACAGATTGTTGACGTGTCACTCGCAGAGAGTGTCTTCAATATTATGGAAAGTGTTGTCCCGGAATACGACTTGCATGGTTTTATTCGGGAGCGTTCTGGAGGTTCATTACCGGGTATTGCACCTTCAAATACCTATCGAACCAAAGACAATGCTTTTGTGGTGATTGCAGGAAACAGTGACCCAATTTTTAAACGCTTAATGCATGTAATTGGTCGTGAAGATTTGGCAAATCGACCTGAGTTTGAACACAACGATGGGCGTGCGCAGCAAAGTGATTTGCTCGATGCTGCAATTGAATCATGGAGTCGACAGCATTCAATTGATGAAGTCTTACAACAGCTTGAACAAGCTGAGGTTCCATCGGGGCGAATTTATTCTGTAGCCGATATGGTCAATGATCCGCACTTTAATGCACGTGATATGTTGCTTTCAACCGAGTTGCCTGATGGTCAGGTGGTAAAAATGCCGGGTATTGTTCCGAAGCTTTCCGAAACACCGGGGCAGGTCAAATGGCGTGGTCCTGAGCTGGGTGAGCATACCGAATCTGTTTTAAAACAATACGGATATCAAGCTGAAGAAATTGAAAGCCTACGTGTATCGGGAGTAGTGCAATGA
- a CDS encoding catalase family peroxidase gives MNNLNFKTLKKYWLRFVGIAVIAGALVLAFAWTAGLFGHRTTSKTFLGDTLKNFDPGYRRAHGKGICFNGTYHSNGAAAALSKATVFAKSDIPAIGRFSIGSGNPHAADNSTATVSMALLLSPADHSQWRMKLNNFPYFPTRNAEGFLAQQKAFKPVPSTGKPDPVLVEAFLKEYPEARKSIEQKAKMPLTGSFSGAEFYVVNAFILRAANGQEQPVRWSMRPHSKFISLTKEQRDQADHDFLFKDIKKRLAEGPLYWDLVLQLAEPGDPVNDPSQPWPKDRKEVIAGTLEVKNVTDQVNGACRDINFDPTLVPPGIELSDDPVLAARAAIYSQSYNARLREIGFGKATDAVGK, from the coding sequence ATGAATAATTTGAATTTTAAAACTCTAAAGAAGTACTGGCTGCGATTCGTGGGTATTGCTGTAATCGCAGGCGCTTTAGTATTGGCATTTGCTTGGACCGCTGGTCTATTTGGACATCGAACAACATCCAAAACTTTTTTGGGTGACACATTAAAAAACTTTGATCCCGGATATCGACGTGCACACGGTAAAGGTATTTGTTTTAATGGCACTTACCATAGTAATGGTGCGGCAGCAGCACTCTCTAAAGCCACTGTATTTGCCAAGTCTGATATACCGGCAATTGGCCGATTTTCTATTGGAAGCGGTAACCCGCATGCGGCAGATAATTCTACCGCAACAGTGAGTATGGCTTTATTACTTTCTCCAGCCGATCATTCGCAGTGGCGCATGAAATTAAACAACTTTCCTTATTTCCCGACTCGAAATGCTGAAGGTTTTTTGGCGCAGCAAAAAGCATTTAAACCGGTTCCGTCTACTGGTAAACCTGATCCAGTCCTTGTTGAGGCATTTTTAAAAGAATATCCCGAAGCGCGTAAGTCTATTGAGCAAAAGGCCAAGATGCCATTAACTGGTAGTTTCAGCGGTGCAGAATTTTATGTCGTAAATGCCTTTATATTGCGGGCAGCCAATGGACAAGAACAGCCAGTCCGTTGGTCTATGCGTCCTCATTCAAAATTTATTAGTCTGACCAAAGAACAACGTGATCAAGCTGATCATGATTTCTTATTTAAAGACATCAAAAAACGTTTGGCTGAAGGGCCGCTCTATTGGGACTTAGTTTTGCAACTTGCCGAGCCAGGAGACCCGGTGAATGACCCATCTCAGCCTTGGCCAAAAGACCGTAAAGAAGTTATAGCCGGAACATTAGAAGTCAAAAATGTAACTGATCAGGTAAATGGCGCTTGTCGTGATATTAACTTTGACCCAACTTTGGTGCCACCGGGAATTGAGTTATCAGATGACCCAGTACTCGCAGCACGAGCGGCTATCTATTCACAGTCTTACAATGCTCGATTACGTGAAATTGGATTTGGCAAAGCAACGGATGCCGTGGGCAAATAG
- a CDS encoding hydroxymethylglutaryl-CoA lyase encodes MTAFSDLLVVQEVSPRDGLQIEPTWVPTDKKIDLINQLSTMGFSRIEAGSFVSPKAIPNLRDGEEVFTGITRHKDIIYVGLIPNLKGALRAVEANANELNLVLSASQTHNLANMRMTKAQSFTGFTEIVEQLQGKTQFNGTVATTFGCPFEGKISEREVFSLVEHYLKLGIHNITLADTTGMANPVQVKRIVSRVLSLISPEQLTLHFHNTRGLGLTNVLAAYAVGARRFDAALGGLGGCPFAPGASGNICTEDLVNMCEEIGIPTTIDLDALIQLSRTLPALLGHDTPSQLAKAGRNTDLHPIPDYIKSLN; translated from the coding sequence ATGACAGCATTTTCCGACTTACTTGTTGTACAAGAAGTTTCTCCACGAGATGGTTTGCAAATTGAGCCAACTTGGGTACCTACCGATAAGAAAATTGATTTGATTAATCAATTGTCGACAATGGGTTTCTCTCGAATTGAAGCAGGCTCTTTTGTCTCGCCAAAAGCGATTCCAAATTTGAGAGATGGTGAGGAGGTTTTTACTGGAATTACACGCCATAAAGATATTATTTATGTTGGGCTAATTCCAAATTTAAAAGGCGCGCTTCGGGCAGTGGAAGCCAATGCAAATGAGTTGAATCTTGTCCTCTCTGCTAGCCAAACCCACAACCTTGCCAATATGCGTATGACTAAAGCTCAATCATTTACAGGATTTACCGAAATTGTGGAGCAGCTACAGGGTAAAACACAGTTTAATGGAACTGTTGCGACAACGTTTGGCTGTCCATTTGAAGGTAAGATTAGTGAAAGGGAAGTGTTTAGCCTAGTTGAGCACTATCTAAAACTGGGTATTCATAACATTACACTGGCAGATACCACTGGCATGGCGAACCCAGTGCAAGTGAAAAGAATTGTCTCTCGCGTTTTATCGTTAATTTCGCCTGAGCAGTTAACCCTACATTTTCATAATACACGTGGATTGGGATTAACTAATGTTCTTGCAGCTTATGCGGTTGGAGCAAGACGGTTTGATGCTGCATTGGGTGGTTTAGGTGGGTGCCCGTTTGCACCAGGGGCTTCTGGAAATATCTGTACTGAAGATTTGGTCAATATGTGTGAGGAAATTGGAATACCCACCACGATTGATTTAGATGCTCTTATTCAACTTTCGAGAACCTTACCAGCTCTTTTAGGACATGACACGCCAAGCCAGCTTGCTAAGGCGGGGAGAAATACAGACTTGCATCCTATACCGGATTATATCAAATCACTTAATTAA
- a CDS encoding cytochrome b: MQNKSNDTAPRHFNMTARILHWLMAAAILAMLFIGVGMTTSMTWRPWLIDIHRPLGIAILLLVIIRLINRLCYPIPPLPPSVPRWQAFLAHASHWLLYILMFSLPLLGWATLSAGNWPVTLFPGWDLPPIAPTNSTLYAWFRTLHGILAWLLFAVVIGHLSAALLHAWIYRDGVFSSMALGSSSKKEEAD, encoded by the coding sequence ATGCAAAATAAATCTAACGATACTGCTCCACGTCATTTTAATATGACTGCTCGAATACTACATTGGCTTATGGCGGCAGCAATTCTGGCTATGCTATTTATTGGGGTAGGAATGACCACCTCAATGACTTGGCGTCCGTGGTTAATCGATATTCACCGTCCTTTAGGAATCGCAATCTTACTATTGGTCATCATAAGATTAATAAATCGACTCTGTTATCCAATTCCACCTTTGCCGCCGTCTGTACCACGCTGGCAAGCGTTTCTTGCTCATGCATCACATTGGCTACTTTATATTTTGATGTTTAGTTTGCCATTGCTCGGATGGGCAACGCTATCGGCAGGTAATTGGCCTGTCACTTTATTTCCGGGTTGGGATCTTCCACCTATAGCACCCACTAACTCTACGCTTTACGCTTGGTTCCGTACATTACATGGAATTTTGGCTTGGCTATTATTTGCTGTCGTGATTGGTCATCTGTCTGCTGCATTATTACATGCGTGGATTTATCGCGATGGCGTATTTTCGAGTATGGCTTTGGGGTCTTCTTCTAAAAAAGAAGAAGCTGATTAG
- a CDS encoding MFS transporter produces the protein MSLTQSMELSAEAIAEKQLIKKVAWKIMPLIMVCYLFAFFDRINISFAKFQLQADLSLSNTAYGLGASLFVIGYVIFEVPSNLLLHKFGARKWIARIMISWGVATALMVFVTTEWQFYVLRFLIGAMEAGFAPGVLYYMTLWFPQSYRGRIISLFFLASAFSGIFGGPISGVLLSSLDGVMNMRGWHWLFLVGGVPCVLLGLCVLTYLKDHIDDAQWLSSSEKVHLKRLVEPKQPEKASHSLWAAIKTPGLLILGAIYFLIQIASYGLNFWGPQLIKSSGIDDTQMIGFLSAIPYLMGAITMVIVGRLADKSGERLKFTAGLLSLGAIGFFTAGFFDANPVVVVISLALLGAGIVAAIPSFWNLPPKVLVGAGAGAAGGTALINTLGQVGGIVSPIMVGHIKDITGSTTPALYIIASLCVVCIALLIWATPKRLKEKG, from the coding sequence ATGAGTTTAACGCAAAGCATGGAATTATCGGCTGAAGCAATTGCCGAAAAGCAATTAATAAAAAAAGTAGCATGGAAAATCATGCCATTAATTATGGTGTGTTACTTATTTGCTTTTTTTGATCGTATCAACATTAGTTTCGCCAAGTTTCAGTTACAAGCTGATTTATCTCTAAGCAATACAGCTTATGGCCTTGGTGCCAGTTTGTTTGTAATTGGGTATGTAATATTTGAAGTACCCAGTAATTTATTGCTACATAAATTTGGTGCGAGAAAATGGATTGCACGCATCATGATTTCTTGGGGTGTTGCAACGGCCTTAATGGTATTTGTGACCACAGAGTGGCAATTTTATGTATTACGTTTCTTGATTGGTGCAATGGAGGCTGGCTTTGCTCCGGGTGTGCTGTATTACATGACGCTTTGGTTTCCTCAAAGCTATCGTGGCCGAATTATTTCATTATTTTTCCTTGCTTCTGCTTTTTCAGGCATCTTTGGAGGACCAATTTCAGGGGTGTTATTGTCATCACTTGATGGTGTGATGAACATGCGTGGCTGGCATTGGTTATTTTTAGTCGGTGGCGTGCCTTGCGTTTTACTGGGTCTTTGTGTTCTTACTTATTTAAAAGATCATATTGATGATGCGCAATGGCTATCATCCTCAGAAAAAGTTCACTTAAAACGTTTGGTTGAACCTAAACAACCAGAAAAGGCTTCTCATTCATTATGGGCTGCCATTAAAACCCCGGGATTATTAATTTTAGGTGCTATCTATTTTCTGATTCAGATTGCATCTTATGGTTTAAATTTCTGGGGGCCTCAGTTAATAAAAAGCTCAGGCATTGATGATACCCAAATGATTGGTTTTCTTAGTGCCATTCCATACCTCATGGGAGCAATTACAATGGTAATTGTTGGACGTTTAGCAGATAAATCTGGGGAGCGTTTAAAATTTACTGCTGGTTTACTCTCTTTAGGTGCTATTGGTTTCTTTACAGCAGGTTTCTTTGATGCGAACCCCGTTGTTGTAGTCATTTCGCTTGCTTTATTAGGGGCAGGTATTGTTGCTGCAATTCCTTCTTTCTGGAATTTACCACCTAAAGTCTTGGTCGGAGCTGGGGCGGGGGCTGCGGGTGGTACAGCGCTCATTAATACATTAGGGCAAGTAGGGGGAATTGTTAGTCCTATTATGGTTGGCCATATTAAAGACATAACAGGTAGTACAACGCCTGCGCTGTATATTATTGCAAGCTTATGTGTTGTGTGTATTGCACTACTAATATGGGCTACGCCAAAACGGTTAAAAGAGAAAGGTTAA
- a CDS encoding DUF1330 domain-containing protein: protein MSAYWIAHVTIHDMEQYKQYMATAPQAFQKYGAKFLARGGASEVLEGQEFERHVVIEFPDMETARECYFSPEYQLAKSKRQGCCDVMVSFVEGI from the coding sequence ATGTCTGCGTACTGGATTGCTCATGTCACCATTCATGATATGGAACAATATAAACAATATATGGCCACTGCTCCGCAAGCTTTTCAAAAGTACGGCGCCAAGTTTCTTGCGCGTGGCGGTGCCTCTGAAGTCTTAGAAGGACAAGAGTTTGAACGCCACGTGGTGATTGAGTTTCCAGATATGGAAACTGCACGTGAATGTTATTTTTCACCTGAATATCAGCTTGCCAAAAGTAAACGCCAAGGCTGCTGTGATGTCATGGTGAGTTTTGTTGAAGGGATCTAA